One window of Sphingomonas sp. KC8 genomic DNA carries:
- a CDS encoding phytanoyl-CoA dioxygenase family protein, which translates to MNVSIDRHLARLERDGWCVLGHVLDRNILRSVEKDLEPCFAATPLCKGAFYGERTRRFGALLRRAPGIEHLVMHPLVLEIAQSMLLPWCDRIALNLTQAIEIHPGALPQLPHRDQDMWQGPKGNLEYLINVMWPLTGFTPDNGGTRLWSGSHLDQDVAILPEADAVVPEVAPGDALVFLGSMLHGGGGNISPVPRRGIVISYCLGWLKPFELQWLVYPPAIARHFPPDLAALVGYAQHRPNLGNVEGQCPSILLRDDVADHLPAMDSLRPDQAEAAELFVRSQMGEFG; encoded by the coding sequence ATGAACGTATCCATCGACCGCCATCTGGCGAGGCTCGAGCGCGACGGGTGGTGCGTGCTGGGGCATGTGCTGGACCGGAACATATTGCGATCCGTCGAGAAGGATCTCGAACCCTGCTTTGCGGCGACGCCGCTGTGCAAAGGTGCATTTTACGGCGAACGGACGCGCCGCTTCGGCGCCCTGCTCAGAAGAGCGCCCGGGATAGAGCATCTGGTGATGCATCCGCTGGTGCTCGAGATCGCGCAATCCATGCTCCTGCCATGGTGTGATCGCATCGCACTCAATCTCACCCAGGCGATCGAAATCCATCCCGGTGCGCTGCCGCAACTGCCGCATCGCGACCAGGACATGTGGCAGGGACCGAAGGGCAATCTTGAATATCTCATCAATGTGATGTGGCCGCTGACCGGGTTCACGCCCGATAATGGCGGCACACGCCTCTGGAGCGGCAGCCATCTCGACCAGGATGTTGCGATCCTGCCAGAGGCCGACGCGGTCGTGCCGGAGGTGGCGCCCGGTGACGCGCTCGTCTTTCTCGGATCAATGCTCCATGGCGGCGGCGGCAACATCAGCCCCGTACCCCGGCGCGGTATCGTGATCAGCTACTGCCTAGGCTGGCTCAAGCCCTTCGAACTGCAATGGCTGGTCTATCCGCCGGCCATCGCCCGGCATTTCCCACCGGACCTTGCGGCGCTTGTCGGCTACGCCCAGCATCGCCCCAATCTCGGCAATGTCGAAGGCCAATGTCCATCGATCCTGCTGCGCGACGATGTCGCGGACCATCTGCCCGCGATGGATTCCCTGCGACCGGATCAGGCCGAAGCGGCGGAGTTGTTCGTTCGATCGCAGATGGGAGAGTTCGGCTGA
- a CDS encoding helix-turn-helix transcriptional regulator — translation MSPDRSAVRGRSWLALADAYIHSIRSAATESDLRTLMEAVAHEIGCRHFALIHHDDFRQERQDRVDLKDYPSAITERLFGQRRYRRDPVIRACVFADSAFLWSDLPRIIQLDGQDRASLEFGLAEGLNEGITVPCIRLGECMGSCTFAGMRHPHNASSYLGPAQMLGIFAFQAARRLLPAGQSIPAARPRLHPRHRDCVVLAGRGLSNKEIARALALTPRTVDGYLTEARRLFDAHDRTELVVSAVLAGEVGLHELRPRQPE, via the coding sequence ATGTCGCCGGACCGATCGGCGGTGCGCGGAAGATCGTGGCTCGCATTAGCCGATGCCTATATTCATTCAATCAGATCGGCGGCCACCGAGAGCGACCTTCGAACATTGATGGAAGCTGTGGCCCATGAAATAGGCTGTCGTCACTTTGCGCTCATCCACCATGATGATTTCCGCCAGGAGCGGCAGGATCGGGTCGATCTCAAGGACTATCCCTCAGCGATCACGGAACGGCTGTTCGGGCAGCGCCGCTACCGGCGAGATCCCGTCATCCGCGCCTGCGTCTTCGCCGATAGCGCGTTTCTCTGGTCTGATCTCCCACGGATCATCCAGTTGGATGGCCAGGATCGCGCAAGTCTGGAATTTGGCTTGGCGGAGGGCTTGAACGAGGGGATTACGGTTCCATGCATCCGTCTTGGCGAGTGCATGGGATCATGCACCTTCGCCGGGATGCGACATCCTCACAACGCCAGCAGCTATCTCGGTCCCGCCCAAATGTTGGGGATCTTCGCTTTCCAGGCCGCGCGGCGACTCTTGCCGGCAGGACAATCGATTCCGGCGGCAAGGCCAAGGCTGCATCCGCGTCACCGCGATTGCGTCGTTCTGGCCGGACGCGGCTTGTCCAACAAGGAAATTGCCCGCGCCCTCGCACTCACGCCGCGAACGGTCGATGGCTATCTGACCGAGGCGCGGCGCCTCTTCGATGCGCATGACCGCACCGAGCTCGTGGTGAGCGCGGTGCTTGCCGGCGAGGTCGGCCTGCACGAACTTAGGCCCCGTCAACCCGAGTAA
- a CDS encoding metal-dependent hydrolase, with amino-acid sequence MIPRNPRITFEDALPHWAPNHSFAQITNAGSTSLPNVETYLNKVVARAALEIEDDQLKEDMRLFMAQEGNHYRQHRLFNKTLYTRYPKLKVFEDELGRDYERMLARTSLKMNAAYCEGFESTGIIYAEFFFEQIDDLTKDADQRLVKLWRWHLAEEFEHRTVCFDIHNALGGGYFRRILGFIWASIHLGRYSKRVSEYMLSVDRETMTPEQRRESIRLEKQYSARLGRFVLPHMLKVFSPRYNPRTKRAPRGSFELLSEIAAAGGPQPA; translated from the coding sequence ATGATACCACGCAATCCGAGGATCACATTCGAAGACGCCCTTCCACACTGGGCACCGAATCATTCATTTGCGCAGATCACCAATGCCGGATCGACAAGTCTGCCGAATGTTGAGACATATCTGAACAAGGTCGTGGCGCGGGCGGCTCTGGAAATCGAAGATGATCAGCTCAAGGAGGATATGAGGTTATTCATGGCTCAGGAGGGCAATCATTATCGCCAGCATCGGCTCTTCAATAAGACGCTTTATACCCGTTATCCAAAATTAAAGGTTTTTGAAGATGAACTGGGTCGAGATTATGAGCGGATGCTTGCGCGCACTTCACTCAAAATGAACGCCGCTTATTGTGAGGGATTTGAATCCACCGGCATTATCTATGCGGAATTCTTCTTCGAACAAATTGACGATCTGACAAAAGATGCCGATCAACGTCTGGTGAAGCTGTGGAGATGGCATCTCGCGGAAGAGTTCGAACATAGAACGGTCTGCTTCGATATCCATAACGCCCTGGGGGGCGGCTATTTCCGACGTATCCTGGGCTTCATCTGGGCGTCGATCCACCTTGGCCGCTATAGTAAGCGCGTCTCGGAATATATGCTCTCGGTGGATCGGGAAACCATGACGCCCGAACAACGCCGTGAATCGATACGCCTGGAAAAGCAATATAGCGCTCGATTGGGCCGCTTCGTTCTTCCGCACATGCTCAAGGTCTTTTCTCCTCGCTATAATCCTCGCACCAAGCGTGCGCCGCGGGGCAGTTTCGAGCTTTTGAGCGAGATCGCAGCTGCCGGAGGCCCGCAGCCTGCTTAG
- a CDS encoding transcriptional regulator domain-containing protein, with translation MVAARSPNPAAYAAVARFGRPALAWEVLRRDPAYRAAFSHLTGLPPHGVAADPAFVARWGLHFP, from the coding sequence ATGGTCGCGGCGCGATCGCCGAATCCGGCTGCTTACGCGGCTGTGGCTCGCTTCGGCCGCCCGGCACTGGCATGGGAGGTGCTGCGCCGCGATCCCGCTTACCGTGCGGCGTTCAGCCATCTCACAGGCCTGCCTCCGCACGGTGTTGCCGCCGACCCGGCCTTCGTCGCGCGTTGGGGGTTGCACTTTCCCTGA
- a CDS encoding flavin-containing monooxygenase — protein sequence MSSKSGGIRVAVIGAGMAGILAGIKLREAGLTDFRIYEKADRIGGTWRENSYPGLTCDVPSHAYTYSFEPNPDWSHHLPPGPEIQAYFERTMVKYGVDQHIAFNEEVVRCAFEDGRWQLETRSGTGDTADIVIAATGVLHHPSYPDIAGIDAFASDCFHSARWDHMVPLDGRRIGIIGNGSTGVQIVSALASRAARLKHFQRSAQWIMPTVNDPFTDEERAAFHADPLLLKSMQNDPAYLEVAWGWTEAIIDADSSTMVQTEAAARANLEANVSDPVLREKLRPNYRAGCKRLIHSPDYYQAIQHPNAELVTDGIECIEPKGVRTRDGTLHELDLIVFATGFDAHRFMRPMNVIGRGGVELSQAWAKRPAAYMAISIPDFPNLFMLNGPSGPVGNFSLIDIAERQWAYISHFIAMIASGRAREISASHAALEAYEQERIKAAQTTIWGSGCNSWYLDAEGVPSTWPWSYRHFAAEMAVPRMGAYELVSPDIGSMQ from the coding sequence ATGAGTTCGAAAAGCGGCGGCATAAGAGTGGCGGTCATCGGCGCCGGGATGGCCGGCATCCTGGCCGGCATCAAGCTGCGGGAGGCGGGCCTCACCGATTTCCGCATCTATGAAAAGGCCGATCGGATCGGCGGAACCTGGCGCGAGAACAGCTATCCGGGCCTCACCTGCGACGTGCCGTCACACGCTTATACCTATTCGTTCGAACCCAATCCGGACTGGAGCCACCATCTGCCGCCGGGACCCGAGATCCAGGCCTATTTCGAGCGTACGATGGTCAAGTACGGCGTGGACCAGCACATCGCGTTCAACGAGGAAGTGGTGCGCTGCGCGTTCGAGGACGGGCGCTGGCAATTGGAAACTCGAAGCGGAACGGGCGATACGGCCGATATCGTCATAGCCGCGACCGGCGTCCTCCATCACCCGAGCTATCCCGACATCGCGGGTATCGATGCTTTTGCGAGCGACTGCTTTCACAGCGCGCGCTGGGACCATATGGTGCCGCTCGACGGCCGGCGCATCGGGATCATCGGCAACGGCTCCACCGGCGTGCAGATCGTCTCGGCGCTTGCGTCACGCGCGGCACGGCTCAAGCATTTTCAACGCAGCGCGCAGTGGATCATGCCGACGGTCAATGATCCTTTCACCGATGAGGAACGGGCCGCGTTCCACGCTGATCCGCTGCTTCTCAAAAGCATGCAGAACGATCCCGCCTATCTGGAGGTCGCCTGGGGCTGGACCGAGGCGATCATCGATGCCGATTCATCGACCATGGTCCAGACCGAGGCCGCGGCGCGCGCCAATCTGGAGGCGAATGTCAGCGATCCCGTGCTGCGCGAGAAGCTGCGGCCCAATTATCGCGCCGGCTGCAAGCGGTTGATCCATTCTCCCGATTATTATCAGGCCATTCAGCACCCGAATGCCGAACTGGTGACCGATGGCATCGAGTGCATCGAGCCAAAAGGCGTGCGGACGAGGGACGGCACCCTCCACGAGCTTGATCTCATCGTGTTCGCAACGGGCTTCGATGCACATCGGTTCATGCGGCCGATGAACGTGATCGGCCGTGGCGGTGTCGAGCTGAGCCAGGCCTGGGCCAAGCGGCCCGCCGCCTATATGGCGATCTCGATCCCCGATTTCCCGAACCTGTTCATGCTGAACGGGCCGAGCGGACCGGTCGGGAACTTCTCGCTGATCGATATCGCCGAGCGGCAATGGGCCTATATCTCCCATTTCATCGCCATGATCGCGAGCGGCCGCGCGCGCGAAATCAGCGCAAGCCACGCCGCACTGGAAGCCTATGAGCAGGAACGGATCAAGGCCGCCCAAACCACGATCTGGGGCTCCGGCTGCAACAGCTGGTATCTTGACGCCGAAGGCGTGCCGTCAACCTGGCCATGGAGCTACCGGCACTTCGCCGCCGAAATGGCGGTGCCACGGATGGGGGCTTATGAACTGGTCAGCCCGGATATTGGCAGCATGCAGTGA
- a CDS encoding acyl-homoserine-lactone synthase, with protein MIHVIENHPLATNQRLLRTMFADRKRLFVDLFGWDVPVVDGEFEIDQFDTAGAVYIIAADEEGQHAASMRLLPTTQPHVLDTLFSHLCPIGVPVGHTIWESTRLCLPQRHGAARRRELRNALISTMIDVALERGIEGLTGVIPEPFRKEVLAMGWQAEPLGPAVRIPGGPIGAFLIHVQADTPDRLRWTGVYPVCAEQVAA; from the coding sequence ATGATCCATGTCATCGAAAACCATCCACTCGCCACGAACCAACGACTGTTGCGCACCATGTTTGCCGACCGCAAGCGCCTCTTCGTCGACCTCTTCGGCTGGGATGTGCCGGTGGTCGATGGCGAATTCGAAATCGACCAGTTCGACACGGCTGGTGCGGTCTATATCATCGCCGCCGACGAGGAGGGACAGCACGCGGCGTCAATGCGCCTGCTCCCCACCACGCAGCCGCATGTTCTCGACACCCTCTTTTCGCATCTTTGCCCCATCGGGGTGCCCGTCGGCCACACGATCTGGGAGAGCACGCGCCTCTGCCTGCCGCAGCGCCATGGTGCCGCGCGCCGGCGCGAACTGCGCAATGCCCTGATCTCGACGATGATCGATGTCGCGCTCGAACGCGGCATCGAAGGTCTGACCGGTGTCATCCCCGAGCCTTTTCGCAAGGAAGTGCTCGCGATGGGCTGGCAGGCCGAGCCGTTGGGTCCGGCCGTGCGCATTCCTGGCGGCCCCATCGGGGCCTTCCTCATCCATGTACAGGCCGATACTCCCGATCGGTTGCGCTGGACGGGGGTCTATCCGGTCTGCGCAGAGCAGGTGGCCGCATGA